From the Debaryomyces hansenii CBS767 chromosome F complete sequence genome, the window CTCAGATACAATCAGTTCGGGAAAGCAAATCCAATTTCacagataatgaaattagaGTAATACAGCAAATTTGGGGGTCGTTGGACATGCGTTTTGAGGATGAAGTAGAACAGCAATCGGTCAACGACTGCTCTATCCAGAAAATAGTGCCAAAGTTGACAATTCTGGAGGTTCAAAAAAGGACGAAGTCAAAAAGCCTTAAATCAAGACCTCTTCGAGAATTCGAAATgagattgcaaaataacATATATCACTACTTTAAATCACATCACCGGCCGAGGGGATCGCCATATGCAAGCGTAGCACATCAAGTGACTCCTGAAGACTTTCTGTTTGATTTGTATTTGCCGGCTGTCTTAGAGTTATTGAGCACACTTATCTGGCAATCAGAAGACGGAGAGA encodes:
- a CDS encoding DEHA2F22418p (no similarity); the encoded protein is MPPAMPMPILRPIRNQSRKSATKPPQTTSQIQSVRESKSNFTDNEIRVIQQIWGSLDMRFEDEVEQQSVNDCSIQKIVPKLTISEVQKRTKSKSLKSRPLREFEMRLQNNIYHYFKSHHRPRGSPYASVAHQVTPEDFSFDLYLPAVLELLSTLIWQSEDGETTIRGARDISSNIWRFNVWHYNLIGEGIVSTILDMLGRDNFSYDTEYTWIKFYNKVANLVQSQTEIQPT